One Oncorhynchus keta strain PuntledgeMale-10-30-2019 unplaced genomic scaffold, Oket_V2 Un_contig_2440_pilon_pilon, whole genome shotgun sequence genomic region harbors:
- the LOC127922037 gene encoding keratocan-like, which produces MALLLAFSSVLLLVGPALAQSPDMSYGDYMAQLQACPKECRCPPSFPNAVYCDNKALKRIPTIPPHTWYLYLQNNLIDVLSTDALRNATQLRWINLNRNRITSEGMEEGALAAMLRLVHLFMDDNLLSSVPANLPSSLEQLRLSRNRISKIPAGVFSGLDRMTLLELQGNKLQDDAVTEVSLKGLSNLVQINLAKNQLTTMPLGLPITITQLFLDNNAIEKIPADYFKGLPKVAFLRLNRNKLGNGGLPKNVFNMSSILDLQLSHNQLTQVPMIPSGLEHLHLDHNQIKSVNGSDICPVSADALEGYVTETAPKLRYLRLDGNEVKPPIPRDLMMCFRLLRSIVI; this is translated from the exons ATGGCGCTTCTCCTGGCCTTTTCCTCCGTCCTCCTTCTAGTCGGTCCCGCTCTGGCCCAGAGCCCTGACATGTCATACGGCGACTATATGGCCCAGTTACAGGCCTGTCCCAAGGAGTGCCGCTGCCCACCCAGCTTCCCCAACGCTGTCTACTGCGACAACAAGGCTCTGAAGCGCATCCCCACCATCCCCCCACACACATGGTATCTGTACCTGCAGAACAACCTCATCGACGTACTGTCAACAGATGCTCTCCGCAACGCCACGCAGCTGCGCTGGATCAACCTCAACCGCAACCGCATCACCAGCGAGGGCATGGAGGAGGGTGCCCTGGCCGCCATGCTCCGCTTGGTCCACCTCTTCATGGATGACAACCTGCTGAGCTCCGTCCCAGCCAACCTGCCCTCCAGCCTGGAGCAGCTGCGCCTCTCCCGCAACCGCATCTCCAAGATCCCCGCCGGGGTGTTCTCAGGTCTGGATCGGATGACACTGCTGGAACTGCAGGGGAACAAGCTCCAGGATGACGCAGTGACCGAGGTGAGCCTCAAGGGCCTGAGCAACCTGGTCCAGATCAACCTGGCCAAGAACCAGCTTACCACCATGCCCCTGGGcctccccatcaccatcacccagCTATTCCTGGACAACAATGCCATTGAGAAGATCCCCGCTGACTACTTCAAGGGTCTACCCAAGGTGGCCTTCCTCAGGCTCAACCGCAACAAGCTGGGAAACGGCGGGCTGCCCAAGAACGTGTTCAACATGTCCAGCATCCTGGACCTGCAGTTGTCCCATAACCAGCTAACTCAGGTTCCTATGATCCCCTCAGGCCTGGAACACCTCCACCTGGACCACAACCAGATTAAGA GTGTGAATGGATCTGATATCTGCCCTGTGTCGGCTGATGCTCTGGAGGGCTATGTCACTGAGACCGCTCCTAAACTCCGCTACCTCCGTCTCGATGGCAATGAGGTCAAGCCACCAATACCCCGAGACCTCATGATGTGCTTCCGTCTCCTCAGGTCCATCGTCATATAA
- the LOC118392675 gene encoding leucine-rich repeat protein soc-2 homolog, with protein MRMLEGLILGLFVLNAVVANPRFARQVDFDTYDSANYDVDLENLNLENQNVNDYQDGLTIDEPQIEIGTLAPLDYNYPGPGSLEEEEEDELPLTPQLIPQGSGGSGVLMGPDAQGEEELRLSPIDILHISGDFGGPTGSGGSGGSGVSGGSGGSGDLLASGSGDLFASGGTGGSREIGSAGSGDLGSGGSRVLGSGDSVGSGDSVGSGDLGSGSSVGSGDLGSGGSVGSEDLGSGRSGGSGDLGSGGSGGSGDLGSRGSGGSGTLLGSGGSGVILGSSTGGSGGSGGSGDSGIIIISGEEELPLIPDTTPQEASGASGESGASGTSGASGPGDSDSGGSEVTLIPDPEEEEVLLTTPKTPQESGGTVGSGGSGLPEVDLDIKGMPTCLLCTCLGGSVYCDDVKLTSVPPLPKETTHFYARYNHITKINKGDFAQMNKLKRIDLTANEIASIADDAFSGLPVLEELVLRENGVSQLPALPPVMTLIDASHNNIGATGIHKEAFKDMTGLLYLYLTDNHIDHIPVPLPDSLRSLHLQRNNIQMIHEDTFCNLKDFNYIRNALEDIRLDGNPINLSRTPQAYVCLPRVPIGAHI; from the exons ATGAGGATGTTGGAGGGGCTCATATTGGGACTCTTCGTCCTCAACGCAGTGGTGGCCAACCCCAGATTTGCCCGGCAGGTGGATTTCGACACATACGACAGCGCCAACTATGATGTGGATCTAGAAAACTTGAATTTGGAGAATCAGAATGTCAATGATTATCAAGATGGACTGACTATTGACGAACCTCAG ATAGAGATTGGCACACTGGCCCCACTGGATTATAACTACCCTGGCCCTGGATcactggaggaggaagaggaggacgagtTGCCCCTAACACCCCAGCTCATCCCCCAAGGCTCAGGGGGGTCTGGGGTACTCATGGGCCCCGACGCACAGGGAG AGGAGGAGCTGCGCCTGAGTCCCATTGACATTCTTCATATCTCCGGGGACTTTGGGGGTCCCACGGGTTCTGGAGGTTCCGGTGGCTCTGGGGTTTCCGGAGGTTCTGGGGGTTCTGGAGACCTTTTGGCTTCCGGTTCTGGGGACCTTTTTGCTTCTGGAGGCACAGGGGGTTCCAGGGAAATTGGTTCAGCAGGTTCTGGGGATCTTGGTTCTGGGGGTTCCAGGGTCCTTGGTTCCGGAGACTCTGTGGGTTCCGGAGACTCTGTGGGTTCCGGGGACCTTGGATCCGGAAGCTCTGTGGGTTCCGGGGACCTTGGATCCGGAGGCTCTGTGGGTTCCGAGGACCTTGGTTCTGGACGCTCTGGGGGTTCTGGGGACCTTGGTTCTGGAGGTTCTGGGGGTTCCGGAGATCTTGGTTCCCGGGGCTCTGGAGGATCCGGCACCCTCCTAGGCTCAGGGGGTTCCGGGGTCATATTGGGTTCCAGTACTGGGGGTTCTGGAGGTTCTGGAGGTTCCGGGGACTCAGGAATAATAATTATATCTGGAG AGGAGGAGCTGCCCCTCATTCCTGACACTACCCCCCAGGAGGCATCGGGTGCTTCTGGGGAGTCTGGGGCCTCTGGCACCTCAGGGGCCTCAGGGCCTGGGGACTCCGACTCTGGTGGGTCAGAGGTCACATTAATCCCTGACCCTGAAG AGGAGGAAGTGCTCCTGACTACTCCGAAAACCCCTCAGGAGTCTGGAGGTACAGTAGGCTCAGGGGGCTCTGGGTTGCCAGAGGTTGACTTGGACATTAAAG gtATGCCTACCTGCCTGCTGTGCACCTGTCTGGGTGGTTCTGTCTACTGTGATGATGTGAAGCTGACGAGCGTGCCGCCTCTCCCCAAAGAGACCACTCACTTCTACGCCCGCTACAACCACATCACCAAGATCAACAAGGGCGACTTTGCTCAGATGA ACAAGCTGAAGAGGATCGACTTGACCGCCAACGAGATTGCATCCATCGCCGATGATGCGTTCTCCGGCCTGCCCGTGCTGGAGGAGCTGGTGCTCCGTGAGAACGGCGTGTCACAGCTGCCTGCCCTTCCGCCCGTGATGACCCTCATCGACGCCAGCCACAACAACATTGGCGCCACAGGCATCCACAAAGAGGCTTTCAAG GACATGACGGGTCTGCTGTACCTGTACCTAACAGACAACCACATCGACCACATCCCTGTGCCCCTACCGGACAGCCTGCGCTCTCTGCACCTACAG CGCAACAATATTCAGATGATACACGAGGACACGTTCTGCAACCTGAAAGACTTCAACTACATCAGGAACGCACTGGAGGACATTCGCCTGGACGGCAACCCCATCAACCTCAGCAGGACCCCACAGGCCTATGTGTGTCTGCCCCGCGTCCCCATCGGTGCCCACATCTAA
- the LOC127922038 gene encoding uncharacterized protein LOC127922038, giving the protein MRLVCGRKPTRRRRNEGRKRRSALRCGPFAVLANMDATMENIEHTLPLYSNNAKKKSKKKVNSEYTYKLSEYETMDFVKLRVSNRYMFTGRRNASRLAWRAILKHMGLQGKMTASQAMKKWENLKKRYKELKYPPPGVQVFPHSWRWYDLMSDAMEGRLAGSAPIIGPLPPGTSDSDFLPDARPRKRSMIGGIGVMGMHCDLDEMDTERATLETERAALEGEREVMGRERMALEREQAGLEREMANLDRERAQLEREKAAVERERGLIEKEKAQVARDRLAVDRDRVLLAEGRAAEENGAEGQSCKTGGQRVVGSLERTERFLKMFEKLVERM; this is encoded by the exons ATGCGACTAGTCTGCGGGCGGAAACCAACACGAAGAAGAAGAAACGAAGGGCGGAAGAGACGAAGTGCACTCCGTTGTGGTCCCTTCGCAGTGCTAGCTAACATGGATGCTACAATGGAAAACATCGAACACACGCTACCGCTATACTCAAATAATGCAAAAAAGAAAAGTAAAAAGAAAGTGAATTCAGAATACACATACAAAT TGTCTGAATATGAAACAATGGACTTTGTGAAATTGCGCGTATCAAATCGCTACATGTTTACGGGGAGGAGAAATGCCTCTCGACTGGCCTGGAG ggcCATCCTCAAACACATGGGCTTGCAGGGGAAGATGACGGCCAGTCAGGCAATGAAAAAATGGGAAAATCTGAAGAAGAGATACAAG GAGCTGAAGTACCCTCCCCCAGGGGTGCAGGTGTTCCCCCACAGTTGGCGTTGGTACGATCTGATGAGTGACGCAATGGAGGGGCGTCTGGCAGGCTCAGCCCCTATCATCGGCCCACTCCCCCCGGGCACTAGCGACAGTGATTTTCTCCCTGACGCCCGGCCCAGGAAGAGATCCATGATTGGCGGAATAGGGGTGATGGGGATGCACTGCGACCTGGATGAGATGGACACCGAGAGGGCGACGCTGGAGACCGAACGGGCGGCATTGGAGGGCGAGCGAGAGGTGATGGGGAGAGAGCGGATGGCGCTGGAGAGAGAGCAAGCAGGGCTGGAACGAGAGATGGCCAACCTGGACCGGGAGCGTGCCCAActggagagggagaaggcagcggtggagagggagagggggctgATAGAGAAGGAGAAAGCGCAGGTGGCCAGGGATCGGCTGGctgtggacagagacagagttctACTGGCGGAGGGTAGAGCAGCGGAGGAGAACGGTGCGGAaggacaaagctgtaaaacaggaGGACAGAGGGTCGTTGGGTCGTTGGAAAGAACCGAGAGATTCCTCAAGATGTTTGAAAAGTTGGTTGAACGTATGTGA